In Gossypium raimondii isolate GPD5lz chromosome 12, ASM2569854v1, whole genome shotgun sequence, a single window of DNA contains:
- the LOC105762778 gene encoding uncharacterized protein LOC105762778, translating to MNLGCLEDCMFVSDKKSPKIVVDSQIKEVEATNEPLASSSSRIGKNKSSKDTSPSALNALNKFTSQIKKPPHRKNSPLNWFPRKKIDSYLKRKIKMLQEVDGMNLTLDETLEDSNPHYCRVLREKMAAREAAHRAIEARKAALVEASWCRILQAARIRSKEADELLLKAEKTAAEAFESATALGVIMYDIPNCPKSTCQIEASTINKAGSTTHTIRASFETAFEVDKQVAAAVKTAFLRLASCPSFDKDEFKDLLRKINENPDTGDNNLESTEFSSDCQSSEPASELETLTQKDDFKSEDGNCKMSASETRQKKIKRRQSLEKFNPEKLVEIMLERLKCLQEDELSSLATIVATCGLNAALEEVEYTKLHNPSSVDDHSSASALYFARRASSFGAGTVRKTNQTGQVDSELPSLDKFLVKHMTKLEREVQEARSRREGSKDESGHTTLKQSSNSEEEIQEKEKQFEENSGMDHKKSDADTSVEAIHDLGSILVKHSSKLEKEIQEAKRNCGNKYELNGKKRGGMSNGVPSHKNGDILEVPSLDKFLVKHVSRLEREVEEAKSRRKNDMVEKGKVANGEVFEKENINLNKEVNRTESEDSLDKILVKPVSRLEREKMQALSSGSNYGNPSSHKKQGGITDCESLDKVLVKHVSRLEKEKLRFNANKEMVKVKRGGGVNMPQVDDQGSLDQILVKHKSKLEKEKMTSSEQASEQIRLSVSRREARERELQEAWGGLSLGNSIKQQVADDQGSLDQILVKHKSKLEKEKMATSEQPSEQIRFSVSRREARERELQEAWGGLGLGNSIKPHLSRLERDKAAWRKAEEEERMLAME from the exons atgaatcttGGTTGCTTAGAGGATTGCATGTTTGTGTCAGACAAGAAAAGCCCAAAGATTGTTGTTGATTCTCAGATCAAAGAAGTGGAGGCTACCAATGAGCCTTTGGCGTCATCTTCTTCCAGAATCGGGAAG AATAAATCATCCAAAGATACCAGCCCTTCAGCATTGAATGCTCTAAACAAATTTACATCTCAAATTAAGAAGCCTCCACACCGGAAGAATTCTCCTTTGAATTGGTTCCCCCGgaaaaaaattgattcttatttgaaaaggaaaataaagatgCTGCAG GAAGTAGATGGCATGAATTTAACTCTCGATGAGACCCTGGAAGATTCAAATCCTCATTACTGTAGAGTTTTGAGAGAGAAAATGGCAGCAAGAGAGGCTGCACACAGGGCAATTGAGGCTCGTAAAGCAGCACTGGTGGAAGCATCTTGGTGTAGAATACTCCAAGCAGCTAG GATCCGTAGCAAAGAAGCAGATGAACTGCTGCTGAAAGCTGAGAAAACTGCAGCAGAGGCTTTTGAATCAGCAACAGCTTTGGGAGTGATAATGTATGACATTCCTAACTGCCCTAAGAGTACTTGTCAGATTGAAGCATCTACAATAAATAAAGCAGGTTCTACTACTCATACTATTAGAGCATCTTTTGAAACGGCATTTGAGGTAGATAAACAAGTGGCTGCAGCCGTAAAGACTGCATTCCTGAGGCTCGCATCTTGTCCCTCTTTTGATAAAGATGAATTTAAAGACCTTCTAAGGAAAATCAATGAGAATCCAGATACAGGTGATAACAATCTAGAGTCAACGGAGTTCTCTTCAGATTGTCAATCATCAGAGCCAGCATCAGAACTTGAGACATTGACTCAAAAAGATGATTTTAAGTCTGAAGATGGAAACTGCAAGATGTCAGCTTCGGAGACTAGACAGAAGAAAATTAAGAGGAGGCAATCTCTCGAAAAGTTTAACCCGGAAAAGCTTGTTGAAATTATGCTTGAGAGGCTTAAATGTTTACAAGAGGATGAACTCTCATCACTTGCTACAATAGTTGCAACCTGTGGTTTAAATGCTGCATTGGAAGAAGTAGAATACACTAAGCTTCATAATCCATCCTCCGTTGATGATCATTCCTCTGCTTCAGCTCTTTATTTTGCTCGAAGAGCATCTTCATTTGGAGCAGGAACAGTAAGAAAAACTAACCAAACTGGACAAGTTGACTCGGAACTACCCAGTCTGGACAAGTTTTTGGTTAAGCACATGACCAAGCTTGAACGAGAGGTACAAGAAGCCAGGAGCAGAAGAGAAGGGTCTAAAGATGAAAGTGGGCATACAACTCTGAAGCAGTCTTCAAATTCTGAGGAAGAGATTCAGGAGAAGGAAAAACAATTCGAAGAGAATTCTGGAATGGACCATAAAAAGTCAGATGCAGATACTTCTGTTGAGGCCATTCATGACTTGGGAAGTATATTGGTTAAGCACTCGTCAAAACTTGAAAAGGAAATTCAAGAGGCAAAAAGGAATTGTGGTAACAAATATGAGCTAAATGGCAAGAAAAGGGGAGGAATGTCAAATGGGGTGCCTAGTCATAAGAATGGCGATATTCTGGAAGTACCTAGTCTGGATAAGTTTCTGGTGAAGCATGTCTCAAGACTAGAAAGAGAAGTTGAGGAAGCAAAGAGCAGAAGGAAAAATGATATGGTTGAGAAAGGCAAGGTGGCTAACGGAGAAgtgtttgaaaaagaaaatatcaactTGAATAAGGAAGTAAATAGAACTGAAAGTGAAGATAGCCTGGATAAAATCCTGGTGAAGCCAGTTTCTAGGCTGGAGAGGGAAAAGATGCAAGCCTTGTCATCTGGAAGCAATtatggaaaccctagcagcCATAAAAAACAAGGAGGTATCACAGATTGTGAGAGCTTGGACAAAGTTTTAGTGAAGCATGTTTCTAGACTAGAGAAAGAGAAATTGAGGTTCAATGCAAATAAAGAAATGGTGAAGGTAAAGAGGGGGGGAGGTGTAAACATGCCACAAGTGGATGATCAGGGTAGTCTGGATCAAATTTTGGTTAAACACAAATCAAAATTAGAGAAAGAGAAAATGACAAGTTCTGAGCAAGCAAGCGAGCAAATTAGATTATCTGTATCTCGTAGAGAAGCAAGGGAGAGAGAGTTGCAAGAAGCATGGGGCGGCTTAAGCTTAGGAAACTCCATTAAGCAACAGGTGGCGGATGATCAGGGTAGTCTGGACCAAATTTTAGTTAAACACaaatcaaaattagaaaaagagaaGATGGCTACTTCTGAGCAACCAAGTGAGCAGATTAGATTCTCTGTATCTCGTAGAGAAGCAAGGGAGAGAGAGTTGCAAGAAGCATGGGGAGGCCTAGGCTTAGGAAACTCCATTAAGCCACATTTATCCAGACTCGAACGAGACAAG GCTGCTTGGAGAAAAGCTGAAGAGGAAGAAAGGATGCTAGCCATGGAGTAG
- the LOC105762779 gene encoding probable E3 ubiquitin-protein ligase RHY1A translates to MTSASELFYTRRSRVGRPDPDPGIDSSIDRNYNRRYHNHRHDLDGCQHLRLSPHVRHSTSRSYSLSERASMQFDQGSTRFASINGVNAESVSSSNRQSLHSNERLPGAVLLARARLLERLRGVSVSANRRDGRGPPNPYDVREYLLCEDFREVDAGDWGSEISTGLSGGSSSFTDQTSQTEENNKKPPGLTQEAVDSLPLEVFRGEEVDGERESRDCSICLERFRDEDVLTRLVCGHRFHLTCLHPWVRSCGDCPYCRRTIL, encoded by the exons ATGACGAGTGCTTCGGAGTTGTTCTACACTCGAAGGTCGAGAGTAGGTCGACCCGATCCCGATCCAGGGATCGACTCTTCAATTGATCGGAATTACAATCGCCGCTATCACAATCACAGGCATGACCTGGACGGCTGTCAACATCTCCGTCTCTCCCCACACGTGCGCCACTCCACCTCACGTTCCTACTCCCTCTCT GAGCGTGCATCGATGCAGTTTGATCAAGGTTCTACCCGGTTTGCATCAATAAATGGTGTAAATGCAGAGAGTGTAAGTAGTTCAAATAGGCAAAGTTTGCATTCGAATGAGAGGCTTCCTGGAGCTGTGCTGCTTGCTAGAGCAAGGCTTCTTGAGAGACTAAGAGGCGTGTCTGTTTCTGCAAACAG GAGGGACGGCAGAGGTCCACCTAACCCTTACGACGTAAGGGAGTACTTACTGTGTGAAGATTTCAGGGAGGTTGATGCAGGGGACTGGGGAAGTGAAATTTCTACAGGGTTGTCAGGTGGGAGTTCCTCTTTCACCGACCAAACCTCTCAAACagaagaaaataacaaaaagccTCCTGGTCTTACGCAGGAGGCCGTGGACAGTTTACCGCTGGAGGTATTCAGGGGCGAAGAGGTGGATGGGGAAAGGGAATCAAGGGATTGCAGTATATGTCTGGAGAGGTTCAGGGACGAAGATGTGCTTACAAGGCTGGTGTGTGGACATAGGTTTCACTTGACTTGCTTACATCCTTGGGTCAGAAGTTGTGGAGACTGCCCTTACTGCAGACGAACTATACTATAA
- the LOC105762780 gene encoding SWI/SNF complex component SNF12 homolog, with protein sequence MAASSAFLSTFISPQTVSFSPKSSSSLRLLPPTSVRMVRTVTLATASQPATGPRTPRGIMKPRRVTPEMQDVVGVPEIPRTQALKQIWAYIKEHNLQDPENKKIINCDEKLKKIFGGKDRIGFLEIAGLISPHFL encoded by the exons ATGGCTGCCTCTTCCGCTTTTCtttctacttttatttctcCCCAAACGGTCTCCTTCTCACCCAAATCCTCCTCTTCTCTTCGCCTCCTTCCTCCAACTAGCGTGCGCATGGTACGAACTGTGACCCTAGCCACCGCTTCACAGCCCGCCACCGGCCCCCGGACGCCACGCGGCATCATGAAGCCGCGTCGTGTAACGCCTGAGATGCAGGATGTCGTCGGAGTCCCTGAAATTCCCCGAACTCAAGCCCTTAAGCAGATTTGGGCTTACATTAAAGAGCACAATCTTCAG GACCCTGAAAACAAGAAGATTATAAACTGTGATGAGAAGCTGAAGAAGATATTTGGTGGGAAAGATCGCATTGGATTTCTTGAAATTGCTGGGTTGATTAGTCCTCACTTTCTTTGA
- the LOC105762781 gene encoding uncharacterized protein LOC105762781, giving the protein MEKKQGFFSALKQEVVRGLSPSRSRSSSPARARSPFATLLRRKKNNHNNYDGAYVAQPESLIVRSGSLRPVGEALAPLMEGPDPDGGEVGDSKRVGSGLGQWVKGQLSRTPSVASMSYRRSDLRLLLGVMGAPLAPVHVSSTDPLPLLSIKDTPIETSSAQYILQQYTAASGGQKLQNSIRNAYAMGKLKMVACEYETPTTTVKNRNVSKCAESGGFVLWQMNPDMWYVELAVGGSKVHAGCNGKLVWRHTPWLGAHTAKGPVRPLRRALQGLDPRTTASMFADARCIGEKKINGEDCFILKLCTDPQTLKARSEGPAEIIRHVLFGYFSQKTGLLVQMEDSHLTRIQSNGGDAVYWETTINSFLEDYRSVEGIMIAHSGRSVVTLFRFGEVAMSHTKTKMEEAWTIEEVAFNVPGLSVDCFIPPGDLRSGSISETSELSQDERGKSAIALAAHRAKVAALQKAQDGNADSMIWRMEA; this is encoded by the exons ATGGAGAAAAAGCAAGGTTTCTTCTCTGCTcttaaacaagaagtagttagGGGGCTTTCCCCTTCGCGCTCGAGGTCCAGCAGCCCTGCGAGAGCCCGTTCACCCTTTGCCACCCTACTGCGGAGGAAGAAAAACAACCACAACAACTACGATGGCGCTTACGTGGCGCAACCGGAGTCCTTAATCGTGAGATCCGGGAGTCTAAGGCCTGTCGGGGAAGCGTTAGCGCCGCTCATGGAAGGTCCGGATCCGGATGGAGGCGAAGTCGGGGATTCGAAGCGGGTTGGGTCGGGGCTAGGACAATGGGTTAAAGGTCAGTTGTCGAGGACCCCATCGGTTGCCTCGATGAGTTATAGAAGGTCTGATCTGAGGCTTTTGCTTGGTGTCATGGGTGCTCCTTTGGCTCCCGTTCATGTTAGCTCCACTGACCCTCTGCCGCTTTTGAGCATCAAAGACACTCCCATT GAAACTTCCTCTGCTCAGTACATATTGCAGCAGTACACAGCTGCTTCCGGTGGGCAGAAGCTGCAAAACTCCATTCGGAATGCGTATGCAATGGGAAAGTTAAAAATGGTAGCTTGTGAATATGAAACCCCCACGACTACTGTTAAGAACCGAAATGTCTCTAAATGTGCAGAGTCTGGTGGGTTTGTACTCTGGCAAATGAATCCAGACATGTGGTATGTTGAACTTGCGGTTGGGGGCAGCAAGGTTCATGCTGGCTGTAATGGGAAGCTTGTTTGGAGGCACACACCTTGGCTTGGAGCGCACACTGCCAAGGGGCCTGTTAGACCCTTGCGTCGTGCACTTCAG GGTCTTGATCCTAGAACTACAGCTAGTATGTTTGCTGATGCAAGATGCATAGGAGAGAAAAAGATAAATGGTGAGGATTGCTTCATTCTCAAGCTATGTACTGATCCTCAGACACTGAAGGCAAGAAGTGAGGGCCCTGCAGAGATCATCAGGCATGTTCTATTTGGTTACTTTAGTCAAAAGACTGGGCTTCTTGTTCAAATGGAAGATTCACATCTGACTCGCATCCAATCTAATGGTGGTGACGCTGTTTATTGGGAAACGACAATCAATTCGTTTCTTGAAGATTACCGGTCTGTTGAAGGTATAATGATAGCACACTCTGGGCGTTCTGTTGTTACACTTTTCAGGTTTGGAGAAGTTGCAATGAGCCACACGAAAACAAAGATGGAAGAAGCATGGACGATTGAAGAGGTTGCATTTAACGTACCAGGCCTTTCTGTTGATTGTTTTATCCCCCCAGGTGATTTGAGATCCGGATCCATCAGTGAAACCAGTGAACTCTCTCAGGATGAAAGAGGAAAAAGTGCAATTGCATTAGCCGCACACCGTGCCAAAGTTGCTGCCCTACAAAAGGCACAAGATGGCAATGCTGACAGCATGATTTGGAGGATGGAAGCCTGA